From a region of the Zingiber officinale cultivar Zhangliang chromosome 4B, Zo_v1.1, whole genome shotgun sequence genome:
- the LOC121974597 gene encoding protein LONGIFOLIA 2-like: MPAKLLKSFASENPDLEKQIGCVAGIFQMFDRHIFFARQRPNRHKHKKYPPDHALRDSSRHESESIPYMSEILQEKNLTKYWYENEKASMESSRASCSSASSSSFSSLEFDKLSHRDMCSFDKTFFSERTLRNSSSFRSSEVDCKFDSRISGPSAKSCRRSSDLLDTLREAEVFTVRTSTTDKVKNQAYKHQDSPRPSWHTATNKPTNLDEAIRLLIEFKKAPWSSADREATDASITQVLQDERGLSKSTEKMRELPRLSLDSRQASQRSTSSIVSKTSLTFEDLDKANKSPRINRAANLLQNLSSSQKRHPGVVAKLMGIEDMPELNSPAQVAVMRRTMKEKNDLVPQSNRSRESIVSKPPEDHHHSLLKQSARVLNEAAPWVLHEQMPTSKDLKAFRHMVDAIRAQRLAKNTIPKGNNQNVRSLKVRKQPTKAGDTPKSFEPPIVIMKPAKAINRADASSDSVMRLEGLSTLPKLHTSTRRKGYASITADRELSPRVTDNQFSRKPTTSNNSPRCQSNSTQLQGENLGASPRTSSARSPRSPQRKIEAEKKPCSPTSRKPVESVSPRGRLRPKQSQERKNRDQVDEIISERRIASCRADETSLDLNRSSVSALHLTLLQKNILPLCLNKKQSVVCMHQDASERELASIAPKQPSPVSVLDASFCQDEFLPSPLRKSSYTVQDNGPCASSLLTYPSENKLGDTEKLAQLKVLSSNEHEEQQACDFINTKCNLQNPDNKYISDILLAAGFLKREIAIPSQKHINPDIFRVVEKQHGHQNPDAERIHRKLVFDVVREILAHKRGGLACRNPSEFLLRGRRTLSGQQLLGEICSEIKELEEAGNSRSTTFEDGVELISNEDILGRSEGWEDSGMEKIRVGMQIERLILQDLINEIVGEAGLQTQRTNICS, from the exons ATGCCTGCTAAGTTGCTCAAGAGTTTCGCCAGTGAAAACCCAGATTTAGAGAAGCAAATTGGCTGCGTTGCCGGGATTTTTCAGATGTTTGACCGCCACATCTTCTTCGCGAGGCAGCGCCCCAATCGCCACAAGCATAAGAAGTATCCTCCAG ATCATGCTCTTCGGGACAGCAGCAGGCATGAGTCAGAGTCAATCCCATACATGTCAGAGATTCTTCAG GAGAAAAACCTGACCAAGTATTGGTACGAAAATGAGAAAGCTTCGATGGAATCTTCAAGAGCTTCTTGCTCCTCTGCATCcagctcttccttctcttctctggaATTCGACAAGTTATCTCACAGAGATATGTGTTCCTTTGATAAAACATTCTTTTCTGAGAGGACTCTGAGAAACTCATCCAGTTTCAGGAGTTCAGAAGTCGACTGCAAATTTGACTCCAGAATTAGCGGTCCGTCCGCTAAGTCTTGCCGGCGATCTTCTGACCTCCTCGATACTCTTCGAGAGGCTGAGGTCTTCACTGTCAGAACTTCCACCACTGACAAGGTGAAAAACCAGGCTTACAAGCACCAAGACTCCCCCAGGCCTTCTTGGCACACGGCGACCAATAAGCCAACCAATCTCGATGAAGCAATTAGACTATTGATCGAATTcaagaaggcgccttggagctctGCTGATCGTGAAGCAACAGATGCCTCGATCACTCAAGTGTTGCAGGACGAGAGGGGGCTCTCTAAGTCTACTGAGAAAATGAGAGAGCTTCCAAGACTGTCACTCGACAGCAGGCAAGCTTCTCAAAGGAGCACTTCGAGCATTGTTTCCAAAACAAGTTTAACTTTCGAGGACTTGGACAAAGCAAACAAAAGTCCACGCATCAATAGAGCTGCCAATCTGCTTCAGAATCTTAGTAGCAGCCAAAAGAGACATCCTGGTGTCGTCGCGAAGCTGATGGGCATAGAAGACATGCCTGAATTGAACTCACCAGCTCAAGTAGCAGTCATGAGAAGAAcaatgaaagaaaaaaatgatCTTGTTCCTCAATCCAATCGAAGCAGAGAGTCGATCGTGTCGAAGCCACCAGAAGACCATCATCATTCATTGCTGAAACAATCCGCAAGGGTCCTAAATGAAGCAGCTCCTTGGGTCTTGCATGAGCAAATGCCAACAAGTAAGGATCTCAAGGCATTCAGGCATATGGTGGATGCTATTCGTGCCCAGAGGCTGGCGAAGAACACAATTCCCAAAGGAAACAATCAGAACGTAAGGTCACTAAAGGTCAGAAAACAGCCAACTAAAGCAGGTGATACACCTAAATCTTTCGAGCCTCCAATTGTAATTATGAAGCCTGCAAAGGCTATCAACAGGGCAGATGCTTCAAGTGACTCAGTAATGCGACTGGAAGGCCTATCAACTCTTCCTAAACTCCACACCAGTACACGAAGAAAAGGTTATGCAAGCATCACAGCTGACAGAGAACTGAGTCCTAGAGTTACAGACAACCAATTCAGTAGGAAGCCTACCACAAGTAATAATTCACCCAGATGTCAATCCAATTCAACGCAGCTTCAGGGAGAAAATCTTGGGGCATCACCTAGAACTTCAAGCGCTCGGAGCCCCAGGTCTCCACAAAGGAAAATTGAAGCAGAGAAGAAGCCATGTTCACCGACCAGTAGGAAACCAGTTGAATCAGTTTCTCCAAGAGGCAGACTTAGGCCGAAGCAATCACAAGAACGAAAGAACAGAGACCAGGTTGATGAAATTATATCTGAGAGAAGGATTGCTAGTTGCCGGGCTGATGAAACTTCACTAGATTTGAACAGAAGCAGCGTGTCAGCACTACATTTGACTCTTCTGCAGAAGAACATCCTGCCCCTATGCTTAAATAAGAAG CAATCCGTAGTATGCATGCATCAAGATGCATCAGAAAGGGAGCTTGCAAGTATAGCCCCTAAACAACCCAGTCCTGTGTCGGTCCTTGATGCTTCATTCTGCCAGGATGAGTTTCTACCTTCCCCTCTGAGGAAAAGCTCTTACACAGTCCAAG ATAATGGACCGTGCGCATCAAGCCTTCTCACCTACCCAAGTGAGAATAAACTCGGAGATACTGAGAAACTTGCACAACTCAAAGTGCTTAGCTCAAATGAGCACGAGGAACAGCAAGCGTGTGACTTCATTAACACAAAGTGTAACTTGCAAAACCCAGATAACAAGTACATTTCAGACATACTTCTTGCAGCAGGGTTTTTAAAAAGGGAAATCGCGATTCCATCTCAGAAACATATAAATCCTGATATATTTCGTGTTGTGGAGAAACAGCATGGGCACCAGAATCCGGATGCAGAAAGGATTCACAGGAAGCTTGTTTTTGACGTGGTGCGTGAGATTCTAGCTCACAAGAGGGGAGGGCTCGCCTGCAGGAATCCTAGTGAGTTTTTACTGCGGGGAAGGAGAACGCTAAGTGGGCAGCAATTGCTGGGAGAAATATGCTCCGAGATCAAAGAACTTGAAGAAGCTGGGAACTCGAGGTCTACCACCTTCGAGGACGGTGTGGAACTCATATCAAACGAGGACATTCTTGGTCGATCTGAAGGGTGGGAAGACTCTGGCATGGAGAAAATAAGGGTGGGAATGCAGATCGAAAGGTTGATACTTCAAGATTTGATCAATGAAATTGTAGGTGAAGCTGGTTTACAAACCCAGCGAACTAATATATGCAGCTAG